The DNA region CACACACGCTGGAAGGCCCGGGCAACAACGTCACGATCCTCCAACTGCAGCCTTTGGAGGATCCCGAGAGCTGGGCACGCACGGAAAGCAGCCTGCAGCTCTACCTGAGCCAGTTTCAAGGCCTCGTGCGACTGGTGCATCAGGAACGGAAGCAAGGCGTCACCTGTAAGTAGGGGGACGCGCCCGGGGCGGGGCCTGAGCGCGGTGGGCGGGCGGCCTCCACGGGAAGTGGGGGCGGGGCCTGAGGAATTGGGGTGGGGCTTCGAGGGAAGGACCGTATTCTAGGGAGGGGATCTTGCTGGTGGGCAAGGGCAAGTGGGCGTGGCCTTTATGGGGGCGGAGCTGCTTTGGGTCCTGGGTGGCATCCTGAGCCCAGGGAGATTGCTGGGTGGGAGCTGGAGGCTGGAGAGGAACCCGTGTTCTAGCTAAGAGGGCGCCTCATCAGACCCTCTTTTGGCTGGCGTGACCTCTTGGGGTGAACCCTGTTGGGAGGCAGTGTCCCTGACCCACCCTGGCCCCGGAAGTTTCATTGACAACTCCCCATTCCTTGCCTCCCAGTCCTCTTTTTTCCTTCACAGACCCCCCCACCCTTCCTTTCACACAACCccaacctttcctcctttaactcTCCAGCCACCCATCCTCACGAACGCTGATGATTTTGCTCACGTGTCCCCCACAAACCTCCAAACCCTCCCCCTCAAATACCCCAATTTCTTCTCTGGAAGCTTCCACTCCCATTCCTGGAAGTCCCAACTTCTTTCTCTAATAGTCCCCCTTTTCTTCATAGCCCCGGCCCCTCCTTACACAGCCTCTAGCAGTCTAACTCCAGACCCCTCCCATCTCCTCACAGCCCCCCCTCCAGCCTTTTTCTCCCTACAGCCCCCTACCATGTCCTTTTCCCCATGGTGAACAGCCCCCAGCACCTGGCTTCCTCTCTACACAGCACCCTGACCCTGAGTCCCTCTCTGCAGTTCCTCTCATTGTCACCTGCTTCCTGGGCTGTGAACTGCCTCCCAAGGATTCAGAGGCCCGAGTCTTCTTTGAAGTGGCTGTGAATGGAAGCTCCTTTGTGAGTTTTAAGCCAGAGAAAGCCCTGTGGGTGGCAGCCCCCGGGGAACCCTCCAGAGTGGTCACCTTTACCCTGAAGCAGCTCAATGCCTACAATCGCACTCGAGACGAACTGCAGGAATTCCTACAGCATACCTGTGTTCAGTATGTGCAGCAACACAAACAGATCGCCACAGACAATTCCAAAGGTACCAGGGTACTGGGCTGGTCCTGTATTGGGGAGGGGGCAGGTTCTCATCAAACTGATGGTACTGAAGGATGGATACCTTGAACAAGAGGCCTTGGGGCTGGTGGTAGGGGACAGAGCACACACAGTTTACATCACAGAGTGAACTGGTGGCCCCTTTACTTTGGGACAGAAATCCCTTGAGGTTTAACTCAACCCATGGACTCCTGGGGCAGGGTGCATTCTTAAGCTAATTCTCTGCGTATTCTGCAGGGAGTCAAAGAGGCCGCTCCTACACTTCACTGGTCCTGGGTGTCCTGGTGGGCAGTTTCATCATTGCTGGCGTGGCTGTGGGCATCTTCCTATGCACAGGTGGACGGCGATGTTAATTACTCTCCAACTGCCTCTGAGAAAGAAATAGATTGATGAGGACTGGCAAGAGAAGGTTTCAGTCACATGAAGTCAGATAGACTCTCCAACTGGGACACAATATCCCAGAAGGTTTGGAGTGacagtttctttcttctccaagATCTGCCCACCAAGGGACATGGAGAGGTGAGGGAGATAAAGTACTTGGTTTGTTAAGAACCTTAGAAGTGCTGAAGagaaggtggggtggggaaagaaCCTAACAACTTTCCGCATCATTGAATTGGTCTGAAAAATGAGTGCTTATCTATCTTTGTGGAAAACAGACGATGGAGTTGGGGCAGGGAGTGTCTATGGCCTGTCCTCCAAAGAGAGATAGAATTGCCTGAGGTATtcaaaacacaaaaccaaataaaacaagTTGTccacaaccaaaataaataacattcaGTGTCTCCAGGTGTGTCCAACTCGGGAAGGGACATTGGTATGAAAGGAGTAGAAGGAAATAACCAGAAAAATGGTGGAAGTGTAAAATCCAAGTAATATGGAAGCAATGAgttattaattaatcaattaaataatattgataaatttcttgcTTGTGTATAAGACATAATTTCCCCCCTATTTTATAAAACTTCTGGAATAGTGTCCCATACACGCTTGCTCCCACTTCCTCATCTCCCTCTCTTCAACCCACTTTGTATTCTGGCTTCTTCTATGAACTGCAGTAAGATGACTAGTAGCCTATAATTGTCAACTTCTCATCCTCCATGAGATCTGCAACATTTAACTTTATGAATTAGAGACCTCCTTTTTTACTTTAACTTAGAAGATACCATACATCTAATTTATAAAAGCTGTTCTGGCCACTCTTTTTCGATCTCTTTGATGATGTCATCTTACTCAATTCACTCTGGACAACGTTGGCTTCCTTAGAATGCCACTTTTTGACTTCTCTTGTTCACCTTAAAACTATCTTCCTGAGTGACCTCAAATGCCATCTATCTGTGGCTTCAAATACCATCTATCTGTGGTGTGGTTTCCATGGAAAAGCTATATTTTCTTTAGGAGCATGTGTTTTGTCATCAGACGTAAGGTTTTTGACCCAAGCATTTAACTTCTtcaagtctcagtttcttcattcataaaaggtataataaaatatacagaaagattgtaagaaaaataattcctaCCTCATAGAGGCATTGTAAGTATTAAATAATGTATGTAGCATATATATTGTTGATAAATATAGCAATGGCTATAGACCTTCAAACCTCCTATTTGCCCTGATTCTTGAAAATCATCTGTACCTTAATATTTTACAGGCATTTCAGAgtcaatgtatttaaaattaaatttattaacttTCTGCCCAaacttgttctctttctctctcttctgctgTTTACTGTTAGTAGGTAATATAATCAAATCATATAAATGTAGAGACCTCAGTGTTAACCTTTATTTACTCTCTCTTCTTTATCCCCATCTACAAAACACAGAATCTGTAGAATCCATGCcctctttttcaccccagtgctattttcttttagatatttattttttagttgtacctttatttttacttatttatttttatgtggtgctgagacttgaacccagggcctcatacatgctaggcaagtgctgtaccgccaagccacaaccccagccccaccccagtgcCTTTGTTCAAGATATCATAATTCTGtctctgtgccaggcacaggaGTGTGCTACCTGGTTCAACCTTCAATGAAGACTTGCTGTTCACCCTCAGGGAGTATAGCCAGCAGGGTGCCTCCTACTGCTTTGGTGTAGCTGCTTTGTAGCTGCCTCAGCTACAAAAAATAGTCCTGAAAAAGATCATGCCCTTCCTGGGGCTGCCCTCATCTGGTGACTGAGCAAGGAAGGCATGGGTATAAAGGTCAGCCATTTGGGCCAACTGCAGGACTACTTTGATGAGCAGTATTCACTCCAGAGTTCTCTGCCAGGTTGGCTGGGTCTTTGTTGGATCTACAATGCAGTTTAAGCTTCTCCATCAGCTCAATCCTgctccttgtccttggaaaacatATTGTCTCTCAAACCCTCAGTTTCTGCTTCCATTAAACTGAATGTGCGTATGCTCAAGCGCACACAGGTGCATGgacctccctctttctctttctctctccctctccctctgtctctcaaAATTTTCTCAATATGTTGCCCTGACAATGTTGATACCCTCATCCTAGGTTTTCTCCTTGTCTCTAGTTTCTCTGTTCTAATGCATCTTTCACATGGCAACAAAAAACACAGATCTGgtgtcattgaaaaaaaatttcccatGCTTATTGACTTAATGTCAAAATCCTCAAATGACATTCAATCCCTGGCATAATTGGGCCCCAActcaatttcttaattttctcttattttttaatatattttttagttgtagatgaacataatacctttatttaattaatttattttttagtgtggcgctaaggattgaacccagtgcctcacacgtgctaggcaagcgctctaccactgagccacaaccccatcccccacccccccagcttaattttattttctaccatTTCACTTTACCCAAATGTGttctcagttatttatttattttttaaagtattttattttttagttatatttggacacaatacctttattttgtatatttatttttatgtggtgctaaggatcaaacctagggccttgcacgcgctaggcgagcgctctatctctgagccacaaccccagccccctcagttatttattttaaaagcatatttctttttctttccttttttttttttttttttgatactggggagatgaactcagaggcactcgaccactgagccacatccccagccctattttgtattttatttagagacaaggtctcactaatttccttagtgcctcactaagttgctaaagctggctttgaactcgtgatcctcctgtctgagccttccgagccgctgggattacaggcatgagccacggTGCCCAGCAAAAGCATATTTCTaagtggaaaaaataatacaGCAGTAATGATACAGTtcacaaataaagaagaaaaaaaaaaaaaaaaaaacggaaagtcccctattttctgtttctcctcAAATCCTTACCCCAGAAGTATGCTAAGACACTTAGTTAAAAGCAACAGAAACCAACTTTGCAAACTTAAGAGTAAATAAGTATTTTGGAAGGTTATCAAGTAATCCTCAGAGCTGATGGGAAGATCAGCTAATCAACCTCAGAAAATAGGATCAGGGATCACAACCATGCCACAAGACTAGTCTAGTTTGGATACTACAGCGGGAATCACTGCCTCCATCACCAATGCCTGCTGCCATCTTAATGCGTTCTCCTCTGTCCCCTTTGCCTTCACATCATTTGTTAAAGATTCAAAGTCCTAAGTTGGAATGTCCAAATGACCACTCCTATATCATGTTGCCTGTGCCTTAGCAATAAGGTGGGGTGGAGAGTAACATTGGCTTCTCTTGTGGGAAGTGGGACCCTGTCTCCCATTAAGACTCACACAGAAAGCCTGGTGTTGGGGCACATACCTATAATGccagcaccttgggaggttgaagcagaaagatcacaaatttgaggccagccttagcaacttagcaaggccctaagcaatttaataagatcctgtctcaaaatataaaaacagatggggatgtgactcggtggttaagagtgcccctgggtgcaatccccagcaccataaaaaaaaaaaaaagttgttgtgGGGACAGGCATGGTgttgcacacttgtaatccctgtggctcaggaggctaaggcaggaggcttgtgttcaaagccagcctcagcaatttatagtaagaccctgtctcaaaataaataaaaaataagaggatctggggaatgtggctcagtggttaagttccccagATTtgatctctgataccaaaaaaaaaaaaaaaaaaaaaaaaaaaaagcaggagagcacccctgagttcaatctccagtaaaaatcaatcaatcaatcaatcttaCACAGATAAAGAAGCTTCAAGTGCTGGgcaaccaaaaaacaacaacaaataaaaacaaaacagagctggggatatagctcagttggtagagtgcttgccttgcatgcacaaggccctgggttcaatccccagcatcacacacacaaacaaaaagtaaacaaaccTCTGAGTGTATTTACACTCCCATCAGTTGTGTATTTAcacattcagtaaatgtttatgaGTAACAAGTTTGTATTATGTATGTTGGAAACAAAATGATTAGGCTCTGGTCCTCAGGTACCTCATCTGGTGATTATCTGAGTTGGGAagataaaacatacaaataaaaacaatacaaggACAGGATGTCCTAATAGGATACAGGATCTAGgttatacagaaaaatataatttttctaataactggaaaaaatgtacaaataaaatgtTATGTTGTTATTTACTATTGTGGCTGTCATTTGCATATAGCTTCATAGTTTTGGGGTTTATCATTTAATGTTTTCTGAGGTCTTGTGAGATACACACATTCTTCTCACTTTATATTAGGAAATATGCTTACTGAGAATAAGCaaagtaagtggcagagccaggatttaaaccctttctttgtcttctaggatttatgctttctttctttcatcttcaacccctcttcctttctcaaaaaaactgaagaattctggagagaaaaggagagtggGATTTGTAGATAGGTAAGATATAATGATGCATGGATAAGAAAAGTAGATAGAACAGCTTTAATAACACCAAGAGTTAAGGAAAAGCCAAGCAAATGTTATGAAGGATATCTAGCTCAGTGTGATTGGTTATTAGAAGAATCGTGGGACGTGGTGGAAAAGATAGGGTAAGGGTTCATAGTATTGGTCCTCTAACCTCTAATGCAGGAGGGTTCTTCTTTGGTTATTCACAAGCTGGGAGTTGCTACAGATCATTGGACAGTAAGCTGTAGAAGGATTCTTTCCTCTTCAGCTGTGCTGTAAAAAGAGGACTTCAGATAGGTAGAAACCTGCTGATCTCAAGCTACAGGGCTTGACCTAGACACTAATCTAGATCAAGGCTAGACTAGGCCTTATCCCAAACAAGAAGCAAAAGGTAAAGCagagagctggagttgtggctcagtggtagagcgcttgcctggcttgtgtgaggccctgggttccatcctcagcaacacatataaataaataaaataaatgattcattgacaactaaaaaaatattttaaaaaaagataaaggagaaGATGGAAGAAGCAAATCCATGGAGGAGGGAGATCTTGGAGTGTGAGCCAGAGGTACAGGCTCTCAGCTGTCATCTTAACCTTCTTTCATTAATGTAGCCACGTTAGTTCAGGCATGCACCAGCTCTAACCTGGACCAGAACCACATCTGATGCTCCTTTAGATCCCTCACAAAGGGATCTAATTACTAATTTGCTATCAAATTACTCTTTCTAAAGCCTGCCAGTCTTCTGTCCAGAATTCTCTAGTTCTGCTGTTCATAAAATTCTAACTTCTTCATATGGAATTCAAGGCCCTCCACAATCCAGCACCAACCTGTCTTTTCTGTGGCTTCATCTTCAGCCCCTCTTCCTTTCTCAACCTACCTTTCTAGCTGCTATTCTTGTTTTCCCAAACAAACCACGTCCTTTCGGCTGTGCCATTTCATGTCacattctttcctctctctggcaAACTCCTATACATCCTTTGAAACCTAGCTCAAATGTCATTTCCTCTGTACAGTCATCCCTGATTTCTCCCACCCATAGTTCTACATTCCCCCTTCTACTATCCCAAAGCATGTTTCACAGTCTCTGGTATAACATCATAACATCATTACCTTGTATTGTAATCatttctgtcttctcttctgAAGTGTGAGCttatcaaaatgtaaa from Ictidomys tridecemlineatus isolate mIctTri1 chromosome 5, mIctTri1.hap1, whole genome shotgun sequence includes:
- the Procr gene encoding endothelial protein C receptor isoform X1 → MLTTLLPLLLLPGWVFCSQEASEAASSNASVPDALTLPPGPQSLHMLQISYFRDPYHVWYRGNASLSGQLTHTLEGPGNNVTILQLQPLEDPESWARTESSLQLYLSQFQGLVRLVHQERKQGVTFPLIVTCFLGCELPPKDSEARVFFEVAVNGSSFVSFKPEKALWVAAPGEPSRVVTFTLKQLNAYNRTRDELQEFLQHTCVQYVQQHKQIATDNSKGSQRGRSYTSLVLGVLVGSFIIAGVAVGIFLCTGGRRC
- the Procr gene encoding endothelial protein C receptor isoform X2, translated to MLTTLLPLLLLPGWVFCSQEASEGPQSLHMLQISYFRDPYHVWYRGNASLSGQLTHTLEGPGNNVTILQLQPLEDPESWARTESSLQLYLSQFQGLVRLVHQERKQGVTFPLIVTCFLGCELPPKDSEARVFFEVAVNGSSFVSFKPEKALWVAAPGEPSRVVTFTLKQLNAYNRTRDELQEFLQHTCVQYVQQHKQIATDNSKGSQRGRSYTSLVLGVLVGSFIIAGVAVGIFLCTGGRRC